In Methanocaldococcus lauensis, a single genomic region encodes these proteins:
- the ilvD gene encoding dihydroxy-acid dehydratase → MISDRVKKGLKRAPNRSLLKACGYTDEELEKPFIGVVNSFTEVVPGHVHLRDIAEAVKKGIYANGGTAFEFNTMAICDGIAMGHEGMKYSLPSREIIADTVESMAKAHGFDGLVLIPSCDKIVPGMIMGAIRTGLPFIVVTGGPMFPGELRGKKYDLISVFEGVGACAAGKITEEELKEIEDIACPGAGSCAGLFTANTMACLTEAMGLSLPYCATAHATTAEKIRIAKRSGMRIVDLVRNNITPDKILTKEAFENAILVDLALGGSTNTTLHIPAIANEIKPKFITLDDFDMLSDEVPHIASLRPGGEHFMIDLHRAGGIPAVLKVLEEKIRKNCLTVSGKTLGEIINEVKYIDYNVIRPIDNPVHETAGLRILKGSLAPNGAVVKIGAVNPKMYKHEGPARVFDSEEEAVDAILNGEIERGDVVVIRYEGPAGGPGMREMLAPTSAICGMGLDDSVALITDGRFSGGSRGPCIGHVSPEAMAGGPIAIVKDGDIIKIDMINKKLDLDLDKDEIKERLAKWKKPEPKVKKGYLARYAKLVTSADEGAVLRY, encoded by the coding sequence ATGATAAGTGATAGAGTAAAAAAAGGGCTAAAAAGAGCTCCAAATAGAAGTTTGTTAAAGGCTTGTGGATACACGGATGAAGAATTAGAAAAACCTTTTATTGGAGTTGTTAATAGCTTTACTGAAGTAGTTCCAGGACATGTACATTTAAGAGACATTGCTGAAGCTGTAAAAAAAGGAATATATGCAAATGGAGGAACTGCCTTTGAATTCAACACAATGGCAATATGTGATGGAATAGCTATGGGTCATGAGGGGATGAAGTATTCTTTACCTTCAAGAGAGATTATTGCTGACACTGTAGAGAGTATGGCAAAAGCCCATGGATTTGACGGCTTAGTTTTAATACCAAGTTGTGATAAAATAGTTCCTGGAATGATAATGGGAGCTATAAGAACTGGATTACCATTTATAGTTGTTACTGGAGGTCCAATGTTTCCTGGAGAGTTGAGAGGGAAAAAATATGATTTAATTAGTGTATTTGAAGGGGTTGGAGCTTGTGCTGCTGGGAAAATTACAGAGGAAGAACTTAAAGAAATTGAAGATATTGCCTGTCCAGGGGCTGGAAGTTGTGCGGGTTTATTTACAGCAAATACAATGGCTTGTTTAACTGAAGCTATGGGTTTGTCTCTTCCTTATTGCGCAACAGCTCATGCAACAACAGCAGAAAAGATAAGAATAGCTAAGAGAAGCGGGATGAGAATAGTTGATTTAGTTAGAAATAATATAACTCCAGATAAGATATTAACTAAAGAGGCATTTGAAAATGCAATATTAGTTGATTTAGCTTTAGGAGGTTCAACAAACACAACCTTACATATCCCAGCAATAGCAAATGAAATAAAGCCAAAATTTATAACGTTGGATGACTTTGATATGTTGTCTGACGAAGTGCCACATATTGCATCTTTAAGACCTGGTGGAGAACACTTTATGATTGATTTACATAGAGCAGGAGGCATTCCTGCAGTATTAAAGGTTTTAGAAGAGAAAATAAGGAAAAACTGTCTAACAGTTAGTGGAAAGACCCTTGGAGAGATAATTAATGAAGTTAAATATATTGATTATAATGTTATAAGACCAATTGACAATCCAGTCCATGAAACAGCTGGTTTAAGGATATTAAAAGGTAGTTTGGCACCAAATGGAGCAGTGGTTAAAATAGGTGCTGTAAATCCAAAGATGTATAAACATGAAGGGCCTGCAAGAGTATTTGATAGTGAGGAAGAGGCTGTTGATGCAATATTAAATGGAGAGATAGAAAGAGGAGATGTTGTAGTTATTAGATATGAAGGTCCTGCAGGAGGGCCTGGGATGAGAGAAATGTTAGCTCCAACTTCAGCAATATGTGGAATGGGTTTAGATGATTCAGTAGCATTAATTACAGATGGTAGATTCAGTGGAGGTAGTAGAGGGCCCTGTATTGGGCATGTTTCACCAGAAGCTATGGCTGGAGGACCAATAGCGATAGTTAAAGATGGAGATATAATTAAAATAGATATGATAAACAAAAAATTAGATTTAGATTTGGATAAAGATGAGATAAAAGAAAGATTAGCTAAATGGAAAAAACCTGAACCAAAAGTTAAAAAAGGTTACTTGGCAAGATATGCTAAACTTGTAACATCAGCTGATGAAGGAGCTGTATTGAGATACTAA
- the leuD gene encoding Isopropylmalate/citramalate isomerase small subunit, translating into MEKIIKGRVWKFGDNIDTDAILPARYLVYTKPEELAQFVMTGADPDFPKKVKPGDIIVGGKNFGCGSSREHAPLGLKGAGISCVIAESFARIFYRNAINVGLSVIECKGISEKVNEGDILEVNLKTGEIKNLTTGEVLQGNKLPEFMMEILEAGGLMPYLKKKMKVEG; encoded by the coding sequence ATGGAAAAGATAATAAAAGGAAGAGTTTGGAAGTTTGGAGATAACATAGATACAGATGCTATATTGCCAGCAAGATACTTAGTTTATACTAAGCCAGAGGAGTTAGCACAGTTTGTTATGACAGGGGCTGATCCTGACTTTCCAAAAAAAGTTAAACCTGGAGATATAATTGTTGGAGGAAAGAACTTTGGTTGTGGTTCAAGTAGAGAGCATGCACCATTAGGATTAAAAGGGGCTGGAATTAGCTGTGTTATTGCTGAAAGTTTTGCAAGAATATTTTATAGAAATGCTATTAATGTAGGTTTGTCTGTAATTGAATGTAAAGGAATTTCAGAGAAAGTTAATGAAGGAGATATTTTAGAGGTTAATTTAAAAACTGGGGAGATCAAAAACTTAACTACTGGAGAAGTTCTACAAGGAAACAAACTTCCAGAATTTATGATGGAAATCTTAGAGGCAGGTGGATTAATGCCATATTTAAAGAAGAAGATGAAAGTAGAAGGTTAA
- the thrC gene encoding threonine synthase translates to MIQRCIKCGKTYDVDEIVYTCECGGLLEIVYDYEEIKDKVSKEKFREREIGVWRYLEYLPVKDESKIVSLCEGGTPLYRCKNLEKELGVKELYVKNEGANPTGSFKDRGMTVGVTRANELGVEVVGCASTGNTSASLAAYSARCGKKCIVLLPEGKVALGKLAQAMFYGAKVIQIKGNFDDALDMVKQLAKEKLIYLLNSINPFRLEGQKTIAFEICDQLNWQVPDRVIVPVGNAGNISAIWKGFKEFEMTGIIDKLPKMTGIQAEGAKPIVEAFRKGAKDIVPYKNPETIATAIRIGNPVNAPKALDAIYSSNGYAEAVTDEEIVEAQKLLARREGIFVEPASASSIAGLKKLLEEGIIDRDERIVCITTGHGLKDPDAAIRASEEPIKIECDVEILKKLLKEL, encoded by the coding sequence ATGATACAAAGATGCATTAAGTGTGGAAAAACTTACGATGTGGATGAAATAGTTTATACTTGTGAGTGTGGTGGATTGTTAGAAATTGTTTATGATTATGAAGAGATAAAGGATAAAGTTTCAAAAGAAAAATTTAGAGAAAGGGAAATTGGTGTTTGGAGGTATTTAGAATACTTACCAGTAAAAGATGAAAGTAAAATTGTAAGTTTATGTGAAGGAGGGACTCCCCTATATAGATGTAAAAACTTAGAGAAAGAGCTTGGAGTTAAAGAACTCTATGTAAAGAATGAGGGGGCTAATCCTACAGGAAGTTTTAAAGATAGAGGGATGACTGTTGGGGTAACAAGAGCTAATGAGTTAGGAGTTGAAGTTGTTGGTTGTGCATCAACAGGAAACACATCAGCATCTTTAGCTGCATATTCAGCAAGATGTGGAAAAAAATGCATAGTTTTATTACCAGAGGGGAAAGTGGCATTAGGTAAATTAGCTCAGGCTATGTTTTATGGAGCTAAAGTTATACAAATTAAAGGAAACTTTGACGATGCCTTAGATATGGTTAAACAGTTAGCAAAAGAAAAATTAATTTATTTATTAAATTCAATAAATCCATTTAGATTGGAGGGACAAAAAACAATTGCATTTGAGATTTGCGACCAACTAAATTGGCAAGTTCCAGATAGAGTTATTGTTCCAGTGGGAAATGCTGGAAATATTTCAGCAATATGGAAAGGATTTAAAGAGTTTGAGATGACTGGAATTATTGACAAACTTCCAAAAATGACAGGTATTCAAGCTGAAGGAGCTAAGCCAATTGTTGAAGCATTTAGAAAAGGGGCAAAGGATATAGTTCCATACAAAAATCCAGAGACAATTGCTACTGCTATAAGAATTGGAAATCCAGTAAATGCTCCAAAAGCATTAGATGCTATATATTCATCAAATGGCTATGCTGAGGCAGTTACTGATGAAGAGATTGTAGAGGCACAAAAATTATTAGCAAGGAGAGAAGGAATTTTTGTTGAACCAGCTTCAGCCTCTTCAATAGCTGGACTTAAGAAGTTGTTAGAAGAAGGGATTATTGATAGAGATGAAAGAATTGTTTGTATAACAACAGGACATGGATTGAAAGACCCAGATGCTGCTATAAGAGCGAGTGAAGAGCCAATAAAAATTGAATGTGACGTGGAAATTTTAAAGAAATTATTGAAGGAATTATAA
- a CDS encoding sugar phosphate isomerase/epimerase family protein codes for MKIGVSTCIFLDTDKNLEKSLNILEKKVKYVELGCDGNLNIMSDKNIEITKSYNLRYTLHCPITDLNISSYREKIRKVSLEFVIDILKCAIDINAKLIVLHPGYSVFKSDYNKSLSSLIKSLKELNKIQEEYGIQITIENMPSYDMFMFRHPEKSIIENLDELKITFDIGHSFLNNNIQNFLELSDLIAHIHIHDNNGEFDEHLCIGKGKINFNDFKKDLKRINAIKMIELQKKSLNDLDICIQNLKELLK; via the coding sequence GTGAAGATTGGAGTTTCGACTTGTATATTTTTAGATACTGATAAAAATTTAGAGAAATCCTTAAATATCTTAGAGAAAAAGGTTAAGTATGTTGAATTAGGTTGCGATGGAAATTTAAATATAATGTCAGATAAAAATATCGAAATAACAAAATCTTATAATTTAAGATATACTTTACACTGTCCTATAACAGATCTAAATATATCATCATATAGAGAAAAAATAAGAAAAGTTAGTTTAGAGTTTGTTATAGATATTTTAAAGTGTGCAATAGATATTAACGCTAAATTAATCGTTTTACATCCTGGATATTCTGTTTTTAAAAGTGACTACAATAAATCTTTATCATCTTTAATAAAAAGTTTAAAGGAATTAAATAAAATTCAAGAAGAGTATGGGATACAGATAACTATTGAAAATATGCCCTCTTATGATATGTTTATGTTTAGACATCCAGAAAAATCAATTATAGAAAATTTAGATGAGTTAAAAATAACTTTTGATATAGGTCACTCTTTTTTAAATAATAATATCCAAAATTTTTTAGAGCTGTCTGATTTAATTGCTCATATTCATATCCACGACAATAATGGAGAGTTTGACGAACATCTATGTATTGGAAAAGGAAAAATCAACTTTAATGATTTTAAGAAAGATTTAAAAAGAATTAACGCCATAAAAATGATTGAATTACAAAAGAAAAGTTTAAATGATTTAGATATATGCATACAAAATTTAAAAGAACTTTTAAAGTGA
- a CDS encoding adenosylcobinamide amidohydrolase → MEIENVLSMDDWRAYKVPHNVEVDGLVEKTKTLIIEFENKRRVLSTREGFKIVKYVGNHSIPEVFWDKVHHYKDYESKILKTIGIKKDEIALLSTGANMDNLAVAKEEFDEFYVIAFTTAGAKYNAIRLGDEEADYIEKDFKTYKIVDGKIVPKENIGTVNIILITNANLTDGAMARAIITITEAKTNAFQELNVRSTKHPELLATGTGTDNIIVVKGFGRGVDYTGGHTKMGEMIAKAVKKSVIEALIKQDNIKI, encoded by the coding sequence ATGGAGATAGAAAATGTATTGTCAATGGATGATTGGAGAGCATATAAAGTTCCCCATAATGTGGAAGTTGATGGTTTAGTAGAAAAAACAAAAACCTTAATAATTGAATTTGAAAATAAAAGAAGAGTTTTATCTACAAGAGAAGGATTTAAGATAGTAAAATATGTTGGAAATCATTCAATTCCAGAGGTTTTTTGGGATAAAGTTCATCACTATAAAGATTATGAAAGTAAAATTTTAAAAACTATTGGAATAAAAAAGGATGAGATAGCGTTATTATCAACTGGAGCTAATATGGATAATTTAGCAGTTGCAAAAGAAGAGTTTGATGAGTTTTATGTAATTGCCTTTACCACTGCTGGGGCAAAATATAACGCAATTAGATTGGGAGATGAAGAGGCAGATTATATAGAAAAAGATTTTAAAACATACAAAATAGTAGATGGTAAGATAGTTCCAAAAGAAAATATAGGGACAGTTAATATTATTTTAATAACCAATGCTAATCTAACAGATGGAGCTATGGCAAGGGCAATAATAACCATTACAGAGGCAAAAACTAATGCATTCCAAGAATTGAATGTTAGGAGTACCAAACATCCTGAATTATTAGCCACAGGAACAGGAACTGACAATATAATTGTTGTTAAAGGTTTTGGAAGAGGAGTAGATTATACTGGAGGACATACAAAGATGGGAGAGATGATAGCAAAAGCCGTTAAAAAGAGTGTTATTGAAGCTTTAATAAAACAGGATAATATTAAAATTTAA
- a CDS encoding 4Fe-4S dicluster domain-containing protein, whose protein sequence is MDIKINEDFCKGCEICIVVCPKKVYEKSKKLNKRGVYPPIPVNADKCTLCNLCILQCPDQAISIDVQK, encoded by the coding sequence GTGGATATAAAGATAAACGAAGATTTTTGTAAAGGTTGTGAGATTTGTATTGTAGTATGTCCAAAAAAAGTTTATGAGAAGTCAAAAAAATTAAATAAAAGAGGTGTCTATCCACCAATCCCTGTAAATGCTGATAAATGCACATTATGTAACTTATGTATATTACAGTGTCCAGATCAGGCAATATCTATTGATGTGCAAAAATAA
- a CDS encoding GTP cyclohydrolase III yields MIQITVIQIDNYGPWTVTPNPRRESDLQALQSRLYADLNLMFGAHKGLVFYTRFDNLIAITNGIDLITHKRIQESIRNRYPFTVSMAIASAETPYEAQKLATETLQEYGSAQDENRKEVLDVANELVVDGYVQIAHIDINNITGTFTDIVSAYDTYINVNKVKLYLMEELLKHKALLFFIGGDNFMAPSNGMDEEDFLKIFDKIKNKYNIELKAGIGIGKTAEDASNLADIGLEKIRMKLVNKNICVLRQEDIIEQNLSTKKLCELQR; encoded by the coding sequence ATGATTCAAATAACTGTTATTCAGATAGACAATTACGGACCTTGGACAGTTACTCCAAATCCAAGGAGAGAAAGTGACTTACAGGCATTACAGAGTAGATTGTATGCTGATTTAAATCTTATGTTTGGAGCACATAAAGGACTTGTATTTTATACAAGATTTGACAACTTAATTGCTATAACAAATGGAATTGATTTAATTACTCATAAAAGAATTCAAGAGAGTATAAGGAATAGGTATCCTTTTACTGTTAGTATGGCTATAGCTTCGGCAGAAACACCCTATGAGGCACAAAAATTGGCAACAGAAACATTACAAGAGTATGGAAGTGCTCAGGACGAGAATAGAAAAGAGGTTTTAGATGTAGCCAATGAGTTAGTTGTTGATGGATACGTTCAAATAGCCCATATTGACATAAACAACATTACTGGGACCTTTACAGACATCGTTAGTGCTTATGACACTTATATAAATGTAAATAAGGTTAAATTATATCTTATGGAGGAACTATTAAAACATAAGGCTTTACTGTTTTTTATAGGTGGAGACAACTTTATGGCTCCATCAAATGGTATGGATGAAGAGGATTTCCTAAAAATTTTTGATAAAATTAAAAATAAATACAATATTGAATTAAAGGCAGGAATTGGAATTGGAAAAACTGCTGAGGATGCTTCAAACTTGGCTGATATTGGATTAGAAAAGATAAGAATGAAGTTAGTAAATAAAAATATATGCGTTTTAAGACAAGAAGATATTATAGAACAAAATTTATCAACTAAAAAGTTATGCGAATTACAAAGGTGA
- a CDS encoding MJ0144 family RNA dihydrouridine synthase-like protein, with protein MKKIDKLLKLNKKVVLAPMAGITDGDFCMQFKGLFGIVTIGGYNLDSLTYEASIKMEKRGRKEFVIDLDEFNDYIINEIKKARNSNSLVSVNVRFVNIDEAYDRLLTISKYADIIELNCHCRQKEITSLGIGQELMKNKSLLKEFLYRMNNLNKPIFLKIRLNYISLSKLIENLDYVRDYFDGLHIDCFYPGNPYADLNSLKILSENFKDKIIIGNNSVDSLNKALEMLKYSDFVSVARCVLKGNIEWIKELNKINFSY; from the coding sequence ATGAAAAAAATTGATAAACTACTTAAATTAAATAAAAAAGTTGTTTTAGCTCCAATGGCTGGAATTACTGATGGAGATTTTTGTATGCAATTTAAGGGTTTGTTTGGTATTGTGACAATTGGAGGATATAATTTAGATTCCTTAACTTATGAGGCAAGTATAAAAATGGAAAAAAGAGGAAGAAAAGAATTTGTAATAGATTTGGATGAATTTAATGATTATATTATAAATGAAATAAAAAAGGCAAGAAATAGTAATTCATTAGTGTCAGTTAATGTTAGATTTGTCAATATAGACGAAGCATATGATAGATTATTAACTATCTCAAAATATGCTGATATTATAGAATTAAATTGCCATTGTAGGCAGAAGGAGATAACTTCATTAGGAATTGGGCAGGAGTTAATGAAAAACAAATCTCTTTTAAAAGAATTTTTATATAGAATGAATAATTTAAATAAACCAATATTTTTAAAAATCAGATTAAATTATATTTCTTTAAGCAAATTAATAGAAAATTTAGACTATGTTAGAGACTATTTTGATGGATTACACATTGACTGTTTTTATCCAGGAAATCCTTATGCAGATTTAAACTCATTAAAAATCTTATCAGAGAATTTTAAAGATAAAATAATTATTGGAAACAATTCTGTTGATTCACTAAATAAAGCCTTGGAGATGCTAAAATATTCTGACTTTGTATCTGTTGCAAGATGTGTATTAAAGGGAAATATTGAATGGATAAAAGAGTTAAATAAAATTAATTTCAGTTATTAA
- the hemA gene encoding glutamyl-tRNA reductase, protein MIILKADYKKYNVSELEKLRFDEEEFYKMFDNAILLQTCNRVELIFDADSLDEIKGIENIDLKKFDILYGDEAIEHIFRVACGLESMIVGEDQILGQLKNAYLKAKEKGKISKKLEKIILKAIHTGQRARVETNINKGGVSIGSAAVELAEKIFGLEGKNVLLIGAGEMATLVIKALKEKNIKAIIVANRTYEKAEKLAKELGGIAINFDKLEEALRYADIVISATGAPHPILNKERLKNAGKTVIIDIANPRDTTDDIRELPDIFLFTIDDLRLVAEENLKKRKDEIPKVELIIEEELRNLKEILDKMKFEKVIQEFGQYIENMRKREVEKALKILKNKNKPVEEVLDNFSKAMCKKIIYDVIKIFENIEDEEIFEKLAKHLKNVNN, encoded by the coding sequence ATGATAATATTAAAGGCAGATTATAAAAAATACAATGTCTCTGAGTTAGAAAAACTTAGATTTGATGAAGAGGAATTTTATAAGATGTTTGACAACGCTATACTTTTACAAACCTGTAATAGGGTAGAATTAATTTTTGACGCTGACAGTTTAGATGAAATTAAAGGAATTGAAAATATTGATTTAAAAAAATTTGACATTCTATATGGAGATGAAGCAATAGAGCATATTTTTAGAGTAGCCTGTGGCTTAGAGTCAATGATTGTGGGAGAAGACCAAATATTAGGACAGTTGAAAAATGCATATTTAAAGGCAAAAGAGAAAGGAAAAATATCAAAAAAATTAGAGAAGATAATTTTAAAGGCGATTCATACTGGGCAAAGGGCAAGAGTAGAAACAAACATAAATAAGGGAGGAGTTTCAATAGGTTCTGCGGCTGTTGAGTTGGCTGAAAAAATCTTTGGTTTAGAGGGAAAAAATGTTCTATTAATAGGAGCTGGAGAAATGGCTACTTTAGTTATTAAGGCGTTAAAAGAGAAAAATATTAAAGCTATAATTGTAGCAAATAGAACTTATGAAAAGGCTGAAAAATTAGCTAAAGAACTTGGAGGAATTGCCATAAATTTTGATAAATTGGAGGAGGCTTTGAGATATGCTGATATTGTCATCTCTGCCACTGGGGCTCCTCATCCAATTTTGAATAAAGAAAGATTAAAAAACGCTGGAAAGACAGTTATTATTGATATAGCGAATCCAAGAGATACAACAGATGACATCAGAGAACTACCAGATATATTTTTATTTACAATAGATGATTTAAGATTGGTGGCAGAGGAAAATCTAAAAAAGAGAAAGGATGAGATTCCAAAGGTAGAGTTAATTATTGAGGAAGAACTAAGAAATTTAAAGGAAATTCTCGACAAAATGAAATTTGAAAAAGTAATACAAGAATTTGGGCAGTATATTGAAAATATGAGAAAAAGAGAGGTAGAGAAGGCTTTAAAAATACTAAAAAATAAAAATAAGCCTGTTGAGGAAGTCTTAGATAACTTTTCAAAGGCTATGTGCAAAAAGATAATTTACGACGTAATAAAAATATTTGAAAACATTGAAGATGAAGAAATTTTTGAAAAGTTAGCAAAGCATTTAAAAAATGTTAATAACTGA
- a CDS encoding precorrin-2 dehydrogenase/sirohydrochlorin ferrochelatase family protein: MLPVLLSFEGKKIAIFGCGEVGKRRAKKILKNGGIVDIYSKEFDEEILKLKENNKNLKLIKIDINKLSDDDLKNIISNYDFIVSAINDEINKRIVKISKELNKFVNSSTNVEGVNFIIPAYTEVDEVIFSIYTKGKSPLIAKNIRIFVENYLKSKDIDLIANIREFLKENYPNQKDRKKILKMIFEDERFREELKNLIKKWEREKNDNIKGRL; the protein is encoded by the coding sequence TTGCTTCCTGTTTTGTTATCTTTCGAAGGTAAAAAAATTGCTATATTTGGTTGTGGAGAAGTTGGAAAACGGAGAGCAAAAAAAATATTAAAAAATGGGGGCATTGTTGATATTTATTCTAAGGAATTTGATGAAGAAATTTTAAAGTTAAAAGAAAATAATAAAAACTTGAAGTTAATTAAAATAGATATTAATAAATTAAGTGATGATGATCTAAAAAACATTATAAGTAATTATGACTTTATTGTCTCTGCTATAAACGATGAAATTAATAAAAGAATAGTTAAAATTTCTAAGGAGTTAAATAAGTTCGTAAATTCTTCAACAAATGTTGAAGGAGTTAATTTTATAATTCCTGCATACACAGAAGTGGATGAAGTAATATTTAGCATATACACAAAAGGAAAAAGCCCTCTAATTGCAAAAAATATAAGAATTTTCGTTGAAAATTATTTAAAATCAAAAGATATTGATTTAATAGCAAATATTAGAGAATTTTTAAAAGAAAATTATCCAAATCAAAAGGATAGAAAAAAAATATTAAAAATGATTTTTGAAGATGAAAGATTTAGAGAAGAACTAAAAAATTTAATAAAAAAGTGGGAACGGGAGAAAAATGATAATATTAAAGGCAGATTATAA
- a CDS encoding B12-binding domain-containing radical SAM protein has translation MKSLIIDCLASTDGKRVLARDVIGAGPRTVKGILQNEGINAKIIPIEDLNINETKKYDVIFISAMTSDFKCVKRLVEKLKLKTDSKIIIGGPIANDLYLLEKIEGDISIVGEGEITIRELIKKDFNAEGVKGTTYWDYDSDELKINPLREILTDLKLITPSTEIKDYKNYFSARVYVEVVRGCSNFKRPLLLCTNKKCNLCKNGTLKCPLNINPGCGFCSVPSVFGYARSRDEDAILIEIEELLKEGVKKIVLSAPDFLDYQREEKLINPYYPEPNYEAIESLLSKCKELANKYKANILVENVKANLFNERVAKIFSKYLKTSIYIGCESGDEEHCKLLGRPSTPNDVLKAVKLAKKYNLKAQVYFIYGLPGENERTVKNTINFMHKIKNYIDKITVYKFRPLPMSAFQNFKPNISKYSLLIKETANKINLEIKKKYIGKILEVIISERHFKNKNDAIGYLPDSGLMVVVKNGSQYIGKIKKVKIIKAYKKYLEGILWGD, from the coding sequence ATGAAATCGTTAATTATTGACTGTTTAGCCTCTACAGACGGAAAAAGAGTTTTAGCGAGAGATGTCATAGGGGCGGGACCAAGAACTGTTAAAGGAATTTTACAAAATGAAGGTATTAACGCCAAAATTATACCAATAGAAGATTTAAACATTAATGAAACTAAAAAATACGATGTAATTTTTATCAGTGCAATGACATCAGATTTTAAATGTGTTAAAAGGTTAGTTGAAAAACTTAAGTTAAAAACTGACAGTAAAATAATTATTGGAGGTCCAATAGCTAATGATTTATATCTTTTAGAAAAAATAGAGGGAGATATTAGCATAGTAGGAGAGGGAGAGATTACTATAAGAGAACTGATAAAAAAAGATTTCAATGCTGAAGGAGTTAAAGGAACTACATACTGGGATTATGATAGTGATGAACTAAAAATAAATCCACTAAGAGAAATTTTAACTGATTTAAAGCTAATAACGCCATCAACTGAGATTAAAGATTACAAAAACTATTTTTCTGCAAGAGTATATGTGGAAGTTGTTAGAGGTTGTAGTAATTTTAAAAGACCTCTATTACTATGCACCAATAAAAAGTGTAATTTATGTAAAAATGGAACATTAAAATGTCCTTTAAATATAAATCCAGGTTGTGGCTTCTGCTCTGTCCCATCAGTTTTTGGTTATGCAAGGAGTAGAGATGAAGATGCTATCTTAATAGAGATAGAAGAGTTATTAAAAGAAGGTGTAAAAAAGATAGTTTTATCTGCTCCAGATTTTTTAGATTATCAGAGAGAAGAAAAGTTAATAAATCCATACTATCCAGAACCAAATTATGAGGCAATTGAGTCATTGTTATCTAAATGCAAAGAATTGGCTAATAAGTATAAGGCAAATATATTAGTTGAGAATGTAAAGGCAAATTTGTTTAATGAAAGAGTGGCAAAAATATTCAGTAAGTATCTAAAAACTTCAATATATATTGGCTGTGAGAGTGGAGATGAAGAACATTGTAAATTATTAGGAAGGCCATCTACTCCAAACGATGTTTTAAAAGCTGTAAAATTGGCAAAAAAATATAATTTAAAGGCACAAGTTTATTTTATTTACGGACTACCGGGAGAGAATGAAAGAACTGTAAAGAATACAATTAATTTTATGCACAAAATTAAAAATTACATTGATAAAATAACTGTCTATAAGTTTAGACCACTCCCAATGTCTGCATTTCAGAATTTTAAGCCGAACATTTCAAAGTATTCATTATTAATTAAAGAAACTGCCAACAAAATAAACTTAGAGATAAAGAAAAAATATATTGGAAAAATTTTGGAGGTTATAATATCAGAAAGGCACTTTAAAAACAAAAATGACGCTATTGGCTATCTCCCAGATAGTGGATTAATGGTTGTTGTTAAAAATGGATCTCAATATATTGGAAAAATAAAAAAAGTTAAAATAATTAAAGCTTATAAAAAATATTTAGAAGGGATATTGTGGGGGGATTAA